The nucleotide sequence AGGATCATCAGCCGCATATAAAATTAACGTCGGTTTTTTGAGATGCTTTAAAAACGGTAGCGGACTACTAGCGGCATAATATTCTTCCACCGTAGAAAACCCCAAACCCTCAATGACAAATTGTTGATCAAATTTTCGAATACTATTACACTGAACAATCGCATCCACATCCATCGCTTCAGGATGAGATCGTCGAATCTGCCAGGCCAATTGTTGCAGCCCTTTGGCGATACTCTTTTCCAAATATTTACCCCATACATCCTCAACTAAATAAGATAAAGTTCTTTGAGAATCTAAATTAGGACAAATAACCGCGCCTCCTCCAATATCTGAAGATTTTAATCCTGACCTTTGAGTGATAGTTTCAGCTTCTTTGACACCCCATAAAGCCAATTGTCCCCCTAAAGAATAGCCGCTAAACCAAAAAGGCGGAGGACACCCTAACTCCAGTGCGGCATTGGCTATTTTAATAAAATCTTTTCCTTCATATAACCCATCAGACATTAAAGTAGGGGATAATTGAGCCGTTTTTCCATGACCTCGCCAGTCAAACAACACAACCGCATAGCCTTTAGCAAAAGCTTTACGTCCCAAAATTCTCAGTATCCATTGATCCTCGAGCGTCCCAATGATGCCATAAGTTGCAATAATTGTACCGATGGGATGTTTCGGAAGGGCTAACAGACCAAAAATCGGCACTTCTTGCGCCCCAGTAAAAATAGTAGGCTGATAGGGCGGGGATGGTTCAGTTAGGGTTCTTTCCCATTTCCGCTTTGCAACAAAAGCCATGTACAGTGTCATGGATAACCCTTTTTGTAAAAATAAAGGTGGAGTATAGAGCGGCTTCATGGTGGGACTAATGTTTGTTGTTCTTCTTCTTGTTTGATTTTTAACACACTCTTGTTAAAATAGGAATCAGTCAATATGTCAAAAACTGTGGTAAAAAAAGGAATTATTCCAGCAGCCGGATGGGGAACTCGTCTATTTCCTGCCACTAAAGTCTTAAAAAAAGAATTTTTTCCCATTATTGATCAAGATGGTCGAGCCAAGCCGATCATTTTAGCAATTGTTGAAGAATTATTGAGTGCGGGTTTAGAAGAAATCGCAATTATTATTCAAAAAAGCGCTCAACCCCTGTTTGAAAACTTTTTTAAAACTTTACCCCAACCAGAATTATACGCCAAACTCTCGCCCGAAAACCGCGATTACTGCGACTATTTACAAGAAATAGGCAAAAAAATTACTTTCATTATTCAAGAACAACAGGAAGGCTACGGACATGCCGTTTATTGTGCCAAAGACTGGATCAATAACCAGCCATTTTTACTATCATTAGGAGATCATGTCTATCGTTCAGAGACAGAAATCTCTTGTAGTAAACAGTTAGTAGAACTTTATCAAAAAGTCGAAAAAAATGTAGTAGGTTTAACCGTCATATCTGCCGAAATTCTGCATAAATCTGGAGTCGTTAGCGGAAATTGGCAAGAAAAAAATTCAGTTCTTACTATCAAAAAAACCTGGGAAAAACCCACCCGAGAAGAAGCCCGTTCACAGTTACATATAGAAACCCTGCCAGAAAATCAATTTTTGGCTCTATTTGGATTATATATATTAAGCCCAAAAATCTTTGATTACTTA is from Gloeothece verrucosa PCC 7822 and encodes:
- a CDS encoding sugar phosphate nucleotidyltransferase, whose translation is MSKTVVKKGIIPAAGWGTRLFPATKVLKKEFFPIIDQDGRAKPIILAIVEELLSAGLEEIAIIIQKSAQPLFENFFKTLPQPELYAKLSPENRDYCDYLQEIGKKITFIIQEQQEGYGHAVYCAKDWINNQPFLLSLGDHVYRSETEISCSKQLVELYQKVEKNVVGLTVISAEILHKSGVVSGNWQEKNSVLTIKKTWEKPTREEARSQLHIETLPENQFLALFGLYILSPKIFDYLGQEIQNNCRYRGEFQLTTALDQLCQNDGLIGYVVRGNYFDTGMPEFYRKTLIEFSKF
- a CDS encoding YheT family hydrolase, translating into MKPLYTPPLFLQKGLSMTLYMAFVAKRKWERTLTEPSPPYQPTIFTGAQEVPIFGLLALPKHPIGTIIATYGIIGTLEDQWILRILGRKAFAKGYAVVLFDWRGHGKTAQLSPTLMSDGLYEGKDFIKIANAALELGCPPPFWFSGYSLGGQLALWGVKEAETITQRSGLKSSDIGGGAVICPNLDSQRTLSYLVEDVWGKYLEKSIAKGLQQLAWQIRRSHPEAMDVDAIVQCNSIRKFDQQFVIEGLGFSTVEEYYAASSPLPFLKHLKKPTLILYAADDPLFAPSLIPDLRSACEGNPMIDLVITRYGGHVGYISSLACQRLYQDNDPWWAWNRVLEWFER